One window of Oreochromis niloticus isolate F11D_XX linkage group LG23, O_niloticus_UMD_NMBU, whole genome shotgun sequence genomic DNA carries:
- the LOC100706689 gene encoding trace amine-associated receptor 13c-like produces MDGSGGPPLCFPNLNSSCRRLLRPTSQAALLYTLMASVSLLTVVLNLLVVVSISHFKQLHTPTNTLLLSLAMSDLLVGLLVMPIEGLRYIETCWLLGRLMCALSPYLSYCLLSVSLGSMVLISVDRYIAICDPLLYSSKITVNRVKLSVCVCWACSLLYNGCILMEHLGWPDRFSSCHGECVVFISRTSGTVDFFLSFVGPCGVMFVLYMRVFVVAVSQVRAIQSQVAVRAAPAAKKSELKAARTLGIVIVVFLMCSCPYYYPSFAGDDTSMSLPYYTLLFWMVLTNSCVNPVIYVLFYLWFRRAIRFIVTLRILQPHSREVNIL; encoded by the coding sequence ATGGACGGCTCTGGAGGTCCTCCCCTCTGCTTCCCCAACCTCAACTCCTCCTGCAGGCGGCTGCTGCGACCCACCTCCCAGGCCGCTCTTCTCTACACCCTGATGGCTTCAGTCTCACTGCTCACTGTGGTGCTCAACCTGCTCGTGGTTGTCTCCATCTCCCACTTCAAGCAGCTCCACACTCCGACCAACACCCTGCTCCTGTCCCTGGCCATGTCCGACCTGCTGGTGGGGCTGCTGGTGATGCCCATCGAGGGCCTGCGCTACATCGAGACGTGCTGGCTGCTGGGGAGGCTGATGTGTGCTCTCAGTCCTTATTTGTCTTACTgcctcctctctgtctctctgggCAGCATGGTGCTCATATCTGTAGATCGCTATATAGCCATCTGTGACCCTCTGCTCTATTCCTCAAAGATCACAGTGAACAGAGTGAAGCTTTCAGTCTGTGTCTGCTGGGCCTGCTCTCTTCTCTACAATGGCTGCATTCTCATGGAACACTTAGGGTGGCCGGACAGGTTCAGCTCCTGTCACGGGGAGTGTGTTGTGTTCATCAGCCGAACTTCAGGAACAGTAGATTTCTTTTTGTCATTTGTCGGCCCCTGTGGCGTAATGTTTGTTCTGTACATGAGGGTGTTTGTGGTTGCTGTTTCTCAGGTGCGTGCCATTCAGTCGCAGGTGGCTGTGAGAGCAGCTCCAGCTGCTAAAAAATCAGAGTTGAAGGCAGCCAGGACACTCGGGATTGTGATAGTTGTTTTTCTAATGTGCTCCTGCCCTTATTATTATCCTTCCTTTGCAGGTGACGACACTTCTATGAGCTTGCCTTATTACACCTTGCTGTTTTGGATGGTGCTGACAAACTCTTGTGTGAACCCTGTGATTTATGTACTGTTCTACCTCTGGTTTAGAAGAGCTATCAGATTCATCGTCACCCTCAGAATACTGCAGCCTCACTCCAGAGAGGTCAACATCCTGTAG